Proteins from one Alicyclobacillus vulcanalis genomic window:
- a CDS encoding LapA family protein, protein MRWKVLGAVVFAVVIVVFTLANSSDVSVNFVFARERVNLVLVILLSVLLGMVLMAILWSIHAWRLRGEIRARNRHIAELEAKVQSMEAERAASAREVGQGPGAHGAAEANPPQSPDSAW, encoded by the coding sequence ATGCGGTGGAAAGTGCTTGGTGCCGTGGTGTTTGCGGTCGTGATCGTCGTCTTCACGCTGGCAAATTCCAGCGATGTGTCGGTCAATTTCGTGTTTGCCCGAGAACGCGTCAATCTGGTCCTCGTCATTCTGCTTTCTGTCCTGCTCGGCATGGTGCTCATGGCGATTCTCTGGTCCATCCACGCGTGGCGCCTGCGCGGGGAGATTCGGGCTCGTAACCGCCACATCGCAGAGCTTGAGGCCAAGGTGCAGAGCATGGAGGCGGAACGGGCGGCGAGTGCGAGAGAAGTGGGCCAGGGGCCAGGCGCGCACGGCGCCGCTGAAGCGAACCCGCCTCAGAGCCCGGACAGCGCCTGGTAA
- a CDS encoding class I SAM-dependent methyltransferase, translated as MPHVFRPEHAMRLLSEERQRLLPAARVLDALDLRAPCDAVDIGAGPGYFALPLARLAQGKVYAVDLSPEMLDMLRQRAADEGVSVEAVQGSADRLPLEDHAVDRALMAFVLHEVPDREQAVREVYRVLRPGGRFLLLEWDKRPMEMGPPVEERLSVEACEAMLTSSGFRVLHRIYPNDVHYGLVAERGA; from the coding sequence ATGCCTCACGTGTTTCGGCCCGAACACGCCATGCGACTGCTCTCCGAAGAACGGCAACGCCTGCTTCCTGCGGCGCGCGTCCTGGATGCGCTCGACTTGAGGGCGCCATGCGACGCGGTCGACATCGGCGCGGGCCCGGGCTACTTTGCCCTGCCCCTCGCTCGCTTGGCGCAAGGGAAGGTGTACGCGGTCGACCTGTCGCCCGAGATGCTCGACATGTTGCGCCAGCGAGCCGCGGACGAGGGCGTGTCTGTCGAGGCGGTGCAAGGCTCCGCCGACCGCCTGCCGCTAGAAGACCACGCTGTCGATCGCGCCCTCATGGCGTTTGTGTTGCACGAGGTGCCGGATCGCGAACAGGCCGTGCGCGAGGTGTATCGCGTGCTTCGGCCCGGTGGTCGCTTTTTGCTGCTCGAGTGGGACAAGCGGCCGATGGAGATGGGGCCACCTGTGGAAGAGAGGCTGTCCGTCGAGGCGTGCGAGGCGATGCTCACTTCTTCGGGGTTCCGCGTGTTGCACCGCATCTACCCGAATGACGTGCATTACGGCCTCGTGGCGGAACGCGGAGCGTGA